GCCGGGATGTCCATTTCCGTTTTCGATTGGCGCGTTGCCGACGCGATAGCAAAGTCCGGTCTGCATACCGGCTTCGCGCGCCGCGTCCAGTTCGCCGACGATATCGCTGAGAAAGAGGATCTCGCCGGCGTCGCAACCATAGTCGCCAGCGATGGCGCGATAGCTGTCGGCTGCTTTCTTGGGGCCGGTCGTCGTGTCGTAATGACCACGAAACGACGATAGCAGATCGCCGTGATTGGTGTGCCCAAAGAACATCTTCTGGGCGGCGACGCTGCCGGAAGAATAGATCCGGACATCTTTGTCAGCGTCGTTCCAGCGGGCCAGGGCAGGGGGGACGTCGTCAAAGACGGCGGCGACCAGTTCGCCCGAGTCGAAGCCGGACTTCCAGATCAAGCCTTGCAACTGCTTGAGCCCGGTCGCTTTGACGTCGTTATCCATCAGACGCGTCATTTCGGCGCTGACGCGCTGTCGCTTGTCTTGTTCGGTAGCGTCGGCTTGCGTCCATTGGGCGAACGATTCTGCGCCGGCATCTTGGGCGATATATTCGAGCACCGGGGCCAGCGCAGGCGTATTCCACGCCGATTGCAAATAGGCGTCCAGTTCGCGCCGCACAAACGGAAACATCACGTCGTAGACGAAGGCGACGCTGGCGGTCGTCCCTTCGATATCCAACAGCAAGCCGCGACCCGAAAAATTGATCACGGTTTCACCACCGGATCAAGATCGTCGGCCTTGGCGATATAGTCTGGACCCCAGCAGAGCGGCGAGTAGTTCTCGTGCACTCCTTGATCCATGTAATGGGGCGTCCAGCCGCTTGCGTCTTCAAACAGCCGGATGCAGCGGATCGTCTGCTCGTCGCAGAGGGTGAACCAATGCTTCATGTTGGCCGGTACGTTGATCAGGTCGCCGGATTCGACCAAGACCGAGAAGACCGGGCCTGTGGGCGGATGAATGTGAAAGACCCCTTGGCCTTTGACCGTGAAGCGAACTTCGTCTTCGCTGTGCGTATGTTCTTTGTCGAACTTCGCCAACAGCGCGTCTAGATTGGGCGTCTCTGGATTGACGTTGATCACATCGGCCGTGACGTAGCCGCCTTTGGCTTTTAGGCGTTCAATTTCCGGCGCGTAGGCGGTCAGGATTTCTTCGTTGGTCGCATCAACGCCGATCCGTCCTTCGACTTCCCACTTTTCGTACCAGATGCCGTACGGCGCCAAGTATTCACGAATCGCGTCGGTCTCTTGGATGCGACGGTTCTCGTCGTGGATGGTTATGCTCGCCATGGGGAGATCTCTCCGAATATCGCTGCAAAATTGACAGGTTAAACGGCCGAAGCGGCGCTGCGAAGTTCGCCGCACAGCAGCATGCGACGGACCAAGGTTTCAAACAGAAACTCGTATATCTCGATATGACGTCGGGCCTCGGCGACATCGGCGCCCCAGGTATAAAGCCCGTGACGACGAATCAAATAGCCATGAATAGGCGGTTGCGACTGGTCGCTTAGCCGCGCGGCGACTTGCTCCGCCAAAACCGGAATGTCTTGCGTGTTGTCGAAGACCGGCACCCATTCGGCATGCTCGTGCGTTTTGACGCCGGAGAGACCTTTGAGCATCTCGTATCCTTCGATCGCAAATCCCCCTTCGTCGAAGAAGTAGTCCGACAGCAAGGTTCCCCAGATCGAATGCGTATGCAAGATCGAGCCCACGCCGGGCTGACCGGCGGCGACGACGTGCAACAGCGTTTCGGCCGAGGACTTCGGCTGGTCGGTAGTCGCGGCGCCTTCGATGTCGACTTGATGACCCTGGTCGTTGACGCGGACAAAGTCGGCGCGCGTCAGGCGTCCTTTGTCCATGCCG
The nucleotide sequence above comes from Blastopirellula sp. J2-11. Encoded proteins:
- the mtnC gene encoding acireductone synthase — encoded protein: MINFSGRGLLLDIEGTTASVAFVYDVMFPFVRRELDAYLQSAWNTPALAPVLEYIAQDAGAESFAQWTQADATEQDKRQRVSAEMTRLMDNDVKATGLKQLQGLIWKSGFDSGELVAAVFDDVPPALARWNDADKDVRIYSSGSVAAQKMFFGHTNHGDLLSSFRGHYDTTTGPKKAADSYRAIAGDYGCDAGEILFLSDIVGELDAAREAGMQTGLCYRVGNAPIENGNGHPGIESFDQVSIG
- a CDS encoding 1,2-dihydroxy-3-keto-5-methylthiopentene dioxygenase; this translates as MASITIHDENRRIQETDAIREYLAPYGIWYEKWEVEGRIGVDATNEEILTAYAPEIERLKAKGGYVTADVINVNPETPNLDALLAKFDKEHTHSEDEVRFTVKGQGVFHIHPPTGPVFSVLVESGDLINVPANMKHWFTLCDEQTIRCIRLFEDASGWTPHYMDQGVHENYSPLCWGPDYIAKADDLDPVVKP
- the mtnB gene encoding methylthioribulose 1-phosphate dehydratase, yielding MENVSLGGAPHGLPHSALAGKEAEIDALRETGTYFFQRGWSVGTSSNYSVVLKHDPLQLLLTASGMDKGRLTRADFVRVNDQGHQVDIEGAATTDQPKSSAETLLHVVAAGQPGVGSILHTHSIWGTLLSDYFFDEGGFAIEGYEMLKGLSGVKTHEHAEWVPVFDNTQDIPVLAEQVAARLSDQSQPPIHGYLIRRHGLYTWGADVAEARRHIEIYEFLFETLVRRMLLCGELRSAASAV